Part of the Listeria innocua genome is shown below.
GGAGTATACGATAAAGCTTTGATTTCCAGCTTCTGCGATTAATTTTTCTGCTCCTGGTGTTTTCTTCACCATCAGAATCACTGCACCAACTACGAACAGAATCCCCATTGTAAGAGCTGTAATAACGTTAGAGTCACGTAGGAACTCTAATTTTTTCGGTAAATTAATATGTTCTGCATCATTTTTCTTATTTCCAAATACTTTTCCTAGTAAAGCCGATAGAATCGCTACACTGGAAGAAGTGTGCCCTAATGCAACGTTATCATTTCCAGTAATTTTACGTAGGAATGGTTGTGTAATCGCTGGTTGTAATGTCCAGTAAAGACCCATGATTACCGCTAAGAAGAGTACAAGGCCCCAGAATGGAATATCTCCACCGACAGCTTGAACAGTAATCCCAGCAAAAATCGTTGTTGTCCAGAACATCATATGACCAGTTAAATAAATATACTTAAATGGTGTAAATCTTGCTAATAATACGTTGACTAAAAATCCGAGTGTCATCGCAAGCGTTACCGCACTACCAAATTTAGCATTAAAGGCTTCTTGTCCTAAAAACCCTGCAAGTGGCGGTGTTTCAAGTCCGAATACTTCTTTCCACATTGGTTCAAAAATCCCAAGGGAACCAGTAATAACAGCCGCACCAGCGTTAATAATTAAGAATCCAATAATTGCTTTGAACGTTCCGCTAATAACTTGGCTTAAATTTTTCTTCTGTAAAAGTAACCCGAGAAGT
Proteins encoded:
- a CDS encoding PTS ascorbate transporter subunit IIC, producing MEIITWIANNFFGTPAILLGFIVLLGLLLQKKNLSQVISGTFKAIIGFLIINAGAAVITGSLGIFEPMWKEVFGLETPPLAGFLGQEAFNAKFGSAVTLAMTLGFLVNVLLARFTPFKYIYLTGHMMFWTTTIFAGITVQAVGGDIPFWGLVLFLAVIMGLYWTLQPAITQPFLRKITGNDNVALGHTSSSVAILSALLGKVFGNKKNDAEHINLPKKLEFLRDSNVITALTMGILFVVGAVILMVKKTPGAEKLIAEAGNQSFIVYSIVQSFTFAAGIAIVLVGVRMFIGEIVPAFNGIATKLVPGAKPALDAPIVYPYAPNSVIIGFVGAFIGAIIWLVVLGNTVGYVFVPTMIVLFFHGAVAGVFGNSTGGVRGALIGGFLTATVVAWGQYIMVTFFINTTVPDTAMWAADSDMFILGPIVSMLAKLFF